Part of the Deltaproteobacteria bacterium genome is shown below.
CGTTGTGTTGGCAAAAGTGTCTACCTTGCCAGGAATCACAGTAATATCAGTAGTCGTCGCACCTTGAATCCCTGAAAGGTCGATAGAACCGATGGTTGCACCGGCAATCGCTGCTCCCGGAGCACCAGAAGCATCTGAGGCCCTCGTCGTTACTGACACAACTGCATCACTCATCAACGGAACCAGTGGCAATTGGCCGCCGCCATCAGCCTTGCTCCAAGATGCCGCCTGAGAGAGACCCTCAGACTGAGAGTAAACTGTAATTTCGATATGTTCCGTCGCCGCCAACACGGACTGGTTACACGGATCGCTCACGGTAACATTGAGTTGAACTTCAGACGAACAGCCCACAACCAAACCTGCGGCTGCAACGACAGTTAAAAATTGCTTCACCATGTTACACTCACATTCACATCAGTCGGCGTGCCTTCATGGGTAGCAAGAAAATACGTTCCCACACCGGCGCCAGCGACTGCCACCGCAATGCTGGTCCAAAACCACCACTTGTCCACGATGCTGTCGCCATCCTTCTTTGCAAGTTCGTTATCGAGATCGAGCCTAGCAAGCCCCAAGGCTGCTCCTGCTCCAACCGCCTCAGATGGCATAAGGTCTTGACGCTTAGGCACAGCTGTTGAGCGAGAACGAGGCTTTCGAACAGCCACTCGGTCGTCTTTGTTAGCATCTCGTTCAAGTCGGTCCTTAGGTGGCGCTGACGCCTTTGAGGCTGCCTCCACTTCGTCTGAACTCATGAACATCACAGTTCGTTCACGTCTTTGACGAGGCCGTCGCACCGATTTACCAGTGCTAACACCCTCAATAAAGTCAACTTCACCCCGGATAGGATCTGTGAAACCCTTCATCTCTTCGCCCATGCTAGACACCAGAGTCGATGCTTCGATGCCCACTGATAGCATATCTACGTCAGGCGAGACTTGCTTCAGGCGTGACCACGTTCGGTTACGAACATTACCGATGTACCCGCCGCAGGATAAAAGCCCGGTACCTGGCCCAAGAGCCAGTACAACGACGTAATCCGCACCACGCTTGCGAGCTATGGTTCGCAGCTCTTTGCGCATTCCATTATCGAACTGATTTGCTTTAATCTTGTCTTCAAGGGTTTCCGCGCCCGACTCACCTTGAATTGCCATCGAGTCCATAATCAACGTCGTTGTATCCTTCGTAACCTTCGCAATATGTCCCGAATAGTTACGCCCCGTAGCGACGATGCGGATGTGGTTCTGACCGGTCATGACCTTATCGATGAGTAGCGGCGAGCGGCCCATTAAGCGACCATTTAAATAAACTTCTTGAGGCTGTGTGCTACCTGGTACCCGAATGGTTCCCGTTCCGCGGGCCATCACCTTGCTTCGGGTCTTGTTCAGCAGCGTAAGGAACATCGGCGGGTAATCTCGCGGATCGACCGTAAGGTCGGGGCGAACCACCAATAGCTTCTCTAGAACTTTCTTACCCTGCCGTTGCTTGCCTCGCCGTAGATAGGCAACAGACAGCATGACATGTGCTTCAACGAGGAGCTGATAGTCATCGAGCAGATCGATATCTTTTTCGAATTGTTTAATGACAGCCTGAAGCGGCTCGATGGCTCGGTCGAATTTCAGGCGTTCCATTTGCCGCCTGGCATCCTCGAGTTTTGCGAT
Proteins encoded:
- a CDS encoding PEGA domain-containing protein, translating into MNKVVWRYLALLSIVTLWSFNASAQTKVLLMPVSGIGEDIPDNAKSGMLDAVRDELKARGEVFIIDGRFSSKARKKVKRGRKRKTDNDLRRAIAKLEDARRQMERLKFDRAIEPLQAVIKQFEKDIDLLDDYQLLVEAHVMLSVAYLRRGKQRQGKKVLEKLLVVRPDLTVDPRDYPPMFLTLLNKTRSKVMARGTGTIRVPGSTQPQEVYLNGRLMGRSPLLIDKVMTGQNHIRIVATGRNYSGHIAKVTKDTTTLIMDSMAIQGESGAETLEDKIKANQFDNGMRKELRTIARKRGADYVVVLALGPGTGLLSCGGYIGNVRNRTWSRLKQVSPDVDMLSVGIEASTLVSSMGEEMKGFTDPIRGEVDFIEGVSTGKSVRRPRQRRERTVMFMSSDEVEAASKASAPPKDRLERDANKDDRVAVRKPRSRSTAVPKRQDLMPSEAVGAGAALGLARLDLDNELAKKDGDSIVDKWWFWTSIAVAVAGAGVGTYFLATHEGTPTDVNVSVTW